A stretch of DNA from Anopheles nili chromosome 2, idAnoNiliSN_F5_01, whole genome shotgun sequence:
TTCCGGCAGCGTGTCAGCAACTATGGGACACACGACAGTTACACCTAGCGCGCCGACGACAACCATCCAGTCGTCAGTTTCATCCACACCAAATCTGGTTGCTTCAACGGGTTTAGTCAAAGATTGTGCCGGATGTGGGAAGCGCATAACCGAGCGCTTCCTATTGAAAGCATTAGATATTTTTTGGCACGAAGATTGTCTCAAGTGCGGTTGCTGTGATTGCCGCCTTGGCGAGGTAGGCTCAACATTGTATACTAAAGCGAACCTAATCCTATGTAAGCGAGACTATCTTAGACTATTCGGTACGACTGGATACTGTGCGGCTTGCAATAAGGTGATACCAGCCTTCGAGATGGTCATGCGTGCCAAAAACAATGTATACCATCTAGAATGCTTCGCTTGCCAACAGTGTAATCATAGGTATAAACAacgtttaaatattttttactaGTATAGTCaattattttgcatatttttaattaataccTTCATTACAGGTTTTGTGTTGGAGATCGTTTCTATTTATGCGATAACAAAATTCTGTGCGAATACGACTACGAGGAGCGATTAGTATTTGCGAGTATGGCCTGCAACCCATCTAGCTTAGCGCACATTCGGAGGCAAGTTAGTAATTTACaggtaaaataaaacccctccTGTCAATCTTTGGTTCTTTTGATTTGATCCcatataaaacatattttcactATTGTTCCTCGTTTAACTCTTAACCAATttacaa
This window harbors:
- the LOC128725150 gene encoding LIM/homeobox protein Lhx3-like — encoded protein: MQQYGFPVEGHDGWGAVQVKPINNHTINAQPNKAFYSGSVSATMGHTTVTPSAPTTTIQSSVSSTPNLVASTGLVKDCAGCGKRITERFLLKALDIFWHEDCLKCGCCDCRLGEVGSTLYTKANLILCKRDYLRLFGTTGYCAACNKVIPAFEMVMRAKNNVYHLECFACQQCNHRFCVGDRFYLCDNKILCEYDYEERLVFASMACNPSSLAHIRRQVSNLQPTGENNLSSGGRLPSTSSNRSSYVTEKLGLTTQIQEPLLQIQQQPSTPAPATTSSPATISSTSCETQPSGSLVMSTTLLQHQSGSSNFHMQHIPQQQQQHATIPGTHRDDGSSGYGSPDSEIFEMSNNQ